GGCAAGCATAGAATCAAGGCGTCGGTGATAATGTTGGGAATAGAGTTGCCGAGAAAGAACTGGTTCTTATCCAGACAGTGTCCCCCCTCCATGAAGGGGTGCCATGTCTTCTGGACAGGCACGCactggaagatggagacgaAGATCACGGCCACCCACCAGGCAAAGGTCATGCCGCCGAGGACGTATCCGCCGAATTTCATGAATCGGGTCGGGAAGATGCGGCAGTACATTAAGAGGATGGCTGCTTTGATGGTGCAGAGGACGGTGCCGTAGGTGAATTCGCCGATGAAGAGGCACTGAAGATGTTTCTTAGATTGAGTGTCAATTAAACAGGATGGGACCACTCACCAGCATTGATCTCCCAAAGATATCTTGATCCTCCATTAGCACAACGGCCAAATGCCTCCCGACACCTCCATAATGAACAGCTAGCGCCTTGATCAGCCTTGTCTCCTCGCGTTGAGCCAGCAAGGTACTCACCACAAATGCCCAAAATCGCCACAGACCAAAGCAGAGGCTGTCAAACATTAACAATAGAAAGGGCAAACACGCTGCTGGACGTACAAGCGATATCAATATCAGCCAATCATCGATCCCAATATTGATCCgtttcctccatctcgaccagaACCGAACGGCAACAATGATCGTTGCAACCGGAATCATGGCAGCGCAAACGCCCACCACCCTAGCCCCTTCATCATAGGCCAAGAACTCGGGTGGAAAATCGGAAGGGCTCGTCATGATTATTGTGAAAAGAATATGTGACGATGGAAACCAAGCTCCCAGAAACACGCCGACCAAGACATTGGAAGAGCCGAAAGTCTGGTTTCGTTACCACGGACTCGGGTGCTCCCACATCCAAGATCGAGTCTGTGGCTAATAAATGGGAAACCATCTCAAGGCACCCCCTTAACCGAGGGAGGAACCATTATGGGTCGAGTGCAAGGGGAATTTGAGTTCAGCTGTAACTGGACCTTGCATATCGCAGAACCAACAACGCTTGGCAGAACCAACAACAATCTGCAGGAACCAAATCCTTGGCACCCATTCCAGGGAGTCCCACATCTCGCATAGACGGGGGCTCGTCACAGCGGGAGGTATTACCAGAAATGTGGTGAGCGGCGTCTCCTGGCGGGCCCGTGGGTAAGACACGGAAGGATTCGTCGTCGTATGATGCCCTGTACTTGAGGCTATACCCGCCCCATGTGGAACCTGCAGCACGAAGTGTCAATGCTTGATCCTGAATCGGAACTGTTTCGGTGTTTTTGAGGCTCAAGCTGCCCGGATCGCCGGATATAACTACCCGCACTGCGCCGCCACTGTCCACTTGGGTTCACAGTtacttttttcttcccccctCGGTTACATCTCGCAGATCATAAACAAAGATGGGCTCGGCTAACGATAAACCTGTTTTCCTTGTCGTCACCGGGGCATGGCATCCACCCGTCTGCTACGACTCCCTCAAGAACGAGCTCAACCGCCTTGGCTACGAATGCGCAATCCCCCAGATGCCCTCGATGGGCTACGGAACACATGGAGTCACCTGGGAGGCCGACAAGGCAAAGGTGTTGGAGACGGCTGAGCCTTACTTTGATGAAGGTAGAGAGGTGGTCCTCGTCGGCCACTCGTACGGAGGCATCCCCGCCACGGTCGCCACAGAGGGACAGGGGGTCCATGAGCGAGCTGAGCGAGGGCTGAAGGGTGGATTCCGTTCCATCGTCTTTCTTGCGGCTTTTGCGGTTCCCGTCAAGGGTTGGGATTTGTTGACGACTTTTGGTGGAGCTTGGCCTGACTGGCAAAACACCCAAGAGGCTTACACGAAGGCAAGCATTTACAACCATGTTTTCAGCTGTCACTCTAACATGATTGTCACAGAACAAGCAGTCTACCATCAATGAGAAGGGTTttcagatgctctataacgATACcacagaagaagaagcaagaaaaGTGTACGCAAACTTGCTGCCGCACTCCCAAGACGCGTTCGAGACAGGCATCGACTTTATCGCGACCGACATAACCATCCCAAAGACCTATATAATCTGCGAGAACGACCTCATCTTCCCTCTGGCTCTTCAGGAGCAGCTGGTCAAGTTGACGCCTGGTatgaaggagaggaggatagCGGCTGGCCACAGCCCGTTCCTGGGCAAGTCTCCTGAGACTTGCAAGATTCTCGTCGAAATTACCGAGGGCCAGTAAGCTTGGGAGGGAGTGCTTAAGTGATACGCATTAAGGGAAGCGACATGAGATGGGATCACGGCGAGGAGGTGTCCCGTCGATCATAGAGATTGACTAGATCTAGGTAGACATTGATAGGTTACGCATATCCGTGGATATATAAACACAAGCACGCCATTGTAGGAAAAAAATTCACTTCTCTCTAGACACTATTTGGATAACATCAAGGACCACAGTTGACACATAAGTTTTCGTCTTTGTCTGGATACCTGTATTTGAATTAATAGTTGAGCACCGGTTTGCAGCTTTGCAAAATGGAAACAATGGCAGTTTGTATTCAATTTCTACCACAATAGTTCTGCAAACACGCTATCAAGTCCTTAGCCGCTCGTTATGCACATATGCTCTCTTCTCGTGACATGCCCAATCAATCGATGCTTCATCAGAACAACACTGGCCACTCATCAGACCAAGCATCACTGCCCGAAGATCCCGTTTCTGGCTCCTCAGACTCAGAGTAGGTGCTGGACATCGATTGTTGCTTTCCCCTGGAACTCTCCTCGCCGACGTCTGTGCTATAAAGATCCTGCCAGTACTCCTGTCGCATGCGAGAAAGACGCCTCAAGTCCCCTGACGCGCCGAGGTAGCCTACTTTGACGTTGGGAACACCCCAATTTCGGACTGACTGGAGCAAGTCTTCGTCTCGGCCTTCCTGAAGGCgctcctcaaactcgtcgcCCACCCAAGTCGGAAAGCCTGCCCAGGCGGCTGCATAGGGTTCAACCAGACTTAAACCGACAACGAACTTGCTGAGATCTCTGAATGAAGAGATTTTTCGGACTTCTTCAAGGTGGCAATCCGCAGCGTCGCAGTCGATCCATTCCAAGGGTTGTGTTTCGGCTCCGGggccaaagatgccattgGCTATGAACAGTTGTTCAAGGTGAGGCATGACGCGCAGAGCGCCCATTATTTTTATCAGCAGGTCAGGGGAGGAAGGGTCCGTCATATTGAGCACTCGGTCGAAA
This Fusarium keratoplasticum isolate Fu6.1 chromosome 6, whole genome shotgun sequence DNA region includes the following protein-coding sequences:
- a CDS encoding AB hydrolase-1 domain-containing protein encodes the protein MGSANDKPVFLVVTGAWHPPVCYDSLKNELNRLGYECAIPQMPSMGYGTHGVTWEADKAKVLETAEPYFDEGREVVLVGHSYGGIPATVATEGQGVHERAERGLKGGFRSIVFLAAFAVPVKGWDLLTTFGGAWPDWQNTQEAYTKNKQSTINEKGFQMLYNDTTEEEARKVYANLLPHSQDAFETGIDFIATDITIPKTYIICENDLIFPLALQEQLVKLTPGMKERRIAAGHSPFLGKSPETCKILVEITEGQ